Proteins encoded together in one Portunus trituberculatus isolate SZX2019 chromosome 39, ASM1759143v1, whole genome shotgun sequence window:
- the LOC123515381 gene encoding transcription factor HES-1-A-like: protein MEEHSSVEVGRHAGADAGETEVCRSSKPKQQLLQKPQQQRHWSYLDQETDCPNEYEEDEDTYPEEMTAGSSISSSHRAASVSPQACSMNRKSNKPLMEKKRRQRINRCLNDLKSLVLEGKNKDPSQYSKLEKADILEMTVRHVQALHRLGVGRLSSGGGRVLGGDEEGKYRAGFTHCVTEVDKYLRYLSGLGDLPQDVHKKLFAHLNSIATSVTSNVNTTTTTVQNSVNVMTNPMPFILVLNTTPSQPPATIAIPEAAGNSLGAQPAVTLVTTSKLDSLDSSVSRGGGPQMMPQHVNGGDVTLVLPPTHQVIPQSHARNQPSAALQASAPVLTAILTSDRGRCAPPTVVQPPALSTSSEDSALGPDILDTSDSDMSSSGLSTPLSSMSSAGSPAPADDAGRSSPRRPAGSRSPPFKPHNWSSGVFREELGGSSCHSRPAVRRHPVLAPKPTQGVWPQCPAPLPNTSKKRKDKSPPPPPAEPQSMWRPWH from the exons ATGGAGGAACACTCGTCAGTCGAGGTCGGGAGGCACGCGGGTGCGGACGCGGGCGAGACGGAGGTATGCCGCTCCAGCAAACCAAAACAGCAATTACTCCAAAAACCACAGCAACAGCGGCACTGGAGCTATCTAGACCAGGAAACTGATTGTCCAAACGAAtacgaggaagacgaagacaCATACCCGGAGGAAATGACGGCTGGAAGTAGCATCAGTAGCAGTCATCGGGCCGCCTCCGTCTCGCCCCAAGCCTGCTCCATGAACAGAAAG AGTAACAAGCCTCTCATGGAGAAGAAGCGCCGCCAGAGAATCAACCGCTGCCTCAACGACCTCAAGTCCCTGGTGctggagggaaaaaacaaagac CCGTCGCAATACAGCAAGCTGGAGAAGGCGGATATTCTGGAGATGACGGTGAGGCACGTGCAGGCCCTCCACCGCCTGGGCGTGGGCAGGCTGAGCAGCGGCGGCGGGCGTGTGTTGGGTGGTGACGAGGAGGGTAAGTATAGGGCGGGCTTCACTCACTGCGTGACGGAAGTAGACAAGTATCTGAGGTACTTGTCAGGCCTCGGTGACCTCCCTCAGGATGTCCACAAGAAACTATTTGCTCATCTCAACTCTATCGCCACTTCCGTCACCTCCAAcgtgaacaccaccaccaccaccgtccagAACAGCGTCAACGTGATGACCAACCCCATGCCCTTCATCCTCGTGCTCAACACCACTCCGTCCCAGCCGCCCGCCACCATCGCTATCCCCGAAGCCGCCGGCAACTCGCTCGGCGCGCAGCCTGCCGTAACGCTGGTGACCACGTCCAAACTGGACAGCTTAGACAGCTCTGTTTCTCGCGGTGGAGGCCCTCAAATGATGCCTCAGCACGTGAACGGTGGAGACGTGACGCTGGTGCTGCCTCCCACCCACCAGGTGATCCCACAGAGTCACGCCAGAAACCAACCCAGCGCAGCCCTGCAGGCCTCGGCACCAGTCCTGACGGCCATCCTCACTTCAGATAGAGGCCGTTGTGCCCCTCCCACCGTGGTGCAGCCGCCAGCACTCTCCACCAGCAGCGAGGACTCTGCATTGGGCCCCGACATCCTGGACACGTCTGACAGCGACATGAGTTCGTCGGGACTCAGCACACCCTTGTCCTCCATGAGCAGCGCAGGCTCCCCCGCTCCAGCTGACGACGCTGGCCGCTCCTCTCCTCGCAGGCCTGCAGGCTCCAGATCACCCCCCTTCAAACCTCACAACTGGAGCAGCGGAGTGTTCAGAGAGGAGCTTGGTGGGTCTTCATGCCACAGCCGTCCCGCTGTCCGCCGCCATCCTGTCTTAGCCCCGAAGCCCACGCAGGGGGTATGGCCGCAGTgccctgctccgctgcccaacACTTCCAAAAAACGGAAGGATAAaagtccacctcctccacctgctgagCCACAGTCTATGTGGAGGCCTTGGCACTGA